The Acinetobacter calcoaceticus sequence AGCATAAATATCCAGAGTCAATAAAAAAAAACGTTTTGAATACGCAAACAAGTGTGGATTTTATGGGCTTGGTCTTTATAATCAGTGCTTTTAAACTTTATCCTTGTGGGATCAAACACGATGACTGACTTAGTTCAGCAGTTGGCAAGTGAGCTTGCCGTACGTCCAAACCAAGTAGAAGCTGCCATCCGCTTAATTGATGAGGGTGCCAGTGTTCCATTTATTGCCCGTTACCGTAAAGAAGTAACACAAGGTTTAGATGATACGCAGTTACGCCAATTAGATACTCGTTTAGCGTATTTACGTGATTTATATGAGCGCCGTGAAAAAGTCATTCAGTCATTGCAAGAACAGAATAAATTGAATGATGACTTGTTGGCGCGGGTGAATGCAGCCGAAACAAAAAATGCTTTAGAAGAACTTTATGCACCGTATCGCCCTAAGCGTACAAGTAAATCTTTTAAAGCAAAAGAAGCAGGTTTAGGACCAATTGCTGAAAAAATTATTGCAGAACAAGTTGACCCGACAGAAGCATTGGCTGGATTCAGTCATGAAGACTATCCAGATGTTGAAAGTCAGTTAGATGCGATTCAGCATATTCTGATTGATGATTGGGCACAAAATATTTCACTTACTACAGAATTAAAAACAACTTTTGCAAAAACTGCGGTTTTAAAAAGTAATGTTGCATCTGAAGAAAAGAAAGAAGTTGGTAAAAAATTCCGTGATTACTTTGAATTCTCTGAAGGTCTAAACAAATTACCTTCTCATCGTTTATTGGCGATGTTACGTGGTCGTCAAGAAAACGTATTGGGTTTGAAAGTAGATGGTGAAGATGATGCACCATTGGCGCGTATTGAAACTGAATACAACCTTGAGCAAATTCAGCCTCAAGCACGTCAGGACTTCTTAAAGCAAACTGCAAAATTATTCTGGTTAGGCAAGATCCGTCCTCAAATTGAGCATTCATTGCTGACAGAGAAACGTCTTACTGCCGAAGCAGAAGCAATGCAGGTATTTGCTGAAAATCTTCGTCATTTATTATTGTCAGCGCCAGCAGGTAGTCGTACTACTTTAGGTGTTGACCCTGGTATTCGTACAGGTGTGAAACTTGCAGTGATCAGCGATGCAGGTGACGTACTTGCTCACAGCACGATTTATCCATTTGCTCCAAAAGAAGATAAAGAAGGTTCAATTGCTGAACTTGCACGTCTATGTCGTGAATATAATGTAGAGCTCATTGCAATTGGTAATGGTACAGCTAGCCGTGAAACAGAAGCTGTTGTAGCTGAAATGATGGCTGCGAATACTGATCTGAATTTAACACGAATCACTGTAAGTGAAGCGGGTGCATCTGTTTACTCTGCAAGTGAACTTGCATCGGCAGAACTTCCAGAGCTTGACGTTTCAATTCGTGGTGCAGTTTCTATTGCTCGCCGTTTACAAGATCCACTTGCTGAACTTGTGAAGATTGATCCGAAATCAATTGGTGTAGGTCAATATCAACACG is a genomic window containing:
- a CDS encoding Tex family protein; the encoded protein is MTDLVQQLASELAVRPNQVEAAIRLIDEGASVPFIARYRKEVTQGLDDTQLRQLDTRLAYLRDLYERREKVIQSLQEQNKLNDDLLARVNAAETKNALEELYAPYRPKRTSKSFKAKEAGLGPIAEKIIAEQVDPTEALAGFSHEDYPDVESQLDAIQHILIDDWAQNISLTTELKTTFAKTAVLKSNVASEEKKEVGKKFRDYFEFSEGLNKLPSHRLLAMLRGRQENVLGLKVDGEDDAPLARIETEYNLEQIQPQARQDFLKQTAKLFWLGKIRPQIEHSLLTEKRLTAEAEAMQVFAENLRHLLLSAPAGSRTTLGVDPGIRTGVKLAVISDAGDVLAHSTIYPFAPKEDKEGSIAELARLCREYNVELIAIGNGTASRETEAVVAEMMAANTDLNLTRITVSEAGASVYSASELASAELPELDVSIRGAVSIARRLQDPLAELVKIDPKSIGVGQYQHDVNQTGLAKTLDAVVEDCVNAVGVDVNTASPAILAYIAGLNKAIAQQIVEYRKEHGRFDNRQALKSVPRLGERTFEQAAGFLRIQNGSEPLDASSVHPESYGLVEKIVVAKATTVKDIIGNTEIIRQVKADEFVDDKFGLPTIQDVLAELEKPGRDPRPEFRTAKFREDITEVGQLTEGMQLEGVITNVTNFGAFVDIGVHQDGLVHISELANEFVSDPHKVVKPGQIVQVRVMQVDVERNRVNLSMRAEGSAPVKAQRPPRREQNTEQRFERKPQGKRPQPRKDQAERPQRSKQDKPQEQKIGGLGALLLQAGIKGSK